From the genome of Muricauda sp. SCSIO 64092, one region includes:
- the acs gene encoding acetate--CoA ligase has translation MSNYHIKHLEEYFQVYRKSVRNPENFWEEVAEEHFVWRKKWDKVLEWDFSKPEIKWFEGAKLNITENCIDRHIHIRGDKTAILFEPNDPEEEAQHITYKELHKRVCKMANVLKDKGIKKGDRVVVYLPMIPELAISLLACARIGAVHSVVFAGFSSTALSTRINDCGAKMVLTSDGSYRGSKTIDLKGIVDDALKDCPSVESVLVAKRINSDITMKEGRDEWLAPLMEEAYGDYSAEIMDAEDPLFILYTSGSTGKPKGMVHTTGGYMVYTSYTFKNVFQYREDDIYWCTADIGWITGHSYIVYGPLANGATTVMFEGVPSYPDFGRFWEVVQKHKITQFYTAPTAIRALAKENLDYVNKYDLSCLKVLGTVGEPINEEAWHWYNDHVGEKKCPIVDTWWQTETGGILISPIPFATPTKPTYATLPMPGVQPALMDENGSEIKGNQTDGRLCIKFPWPSMARSIWGNHQRYKDTYFSAFKDMYFTGDGALRDEVGYYRITGRVDDVIIVSGHNLGTAPIEDAINEHPAVAESAIVGYPHDIKGNALYGYVILKETGESRDRDNLKKEINQVITEHIGPIAKLNKIQFVPGLPKTRSGKIMRRILRKIASKDTKNLGDTSTLLNPEVVEKIMEEAL, from the coding sequence ATGAGTAATTATCACATAAAACATCTAGAGGAATACTTTCAAGTATACAGAAAATCAGTTCGTAATCCGGAAAACTTTTGGGAGGAAGTTGCTGAGGAGCACTTTGTCTGGAGAAAAAAATGGGACAAAGTCCTGGAATGGGATTTTTCAAAACCGGAAATCAAATGGTTCGAGGGGGCCAAACTCAACATTACCGAAAATTGTATCGATCGCCATATCCATATCCGGGGGGACAAGACCGCTATCCTTTTTGAGCCCAATGATCCGGAAGAGGAGGCACAGCACATCACTTACAAGGAATTGCACAAAAGGGTTTGCAAAATGGCAAACGTACTAAAGGACAAAGGCATAAAAAAAGGGGATAGGGTGGTCGTCTATCTGCCCATGATTCCGGAATTGGCCATATCCCTTTTGGCCTGTGCCCGAATAGGGGCGGTCCATTCCGTAGTATTTGCGGGATTCTCCTCTACCGCACTATCAACCCGAATCAATGATTGTGGGGCCAAAATGGTGTTGACCTCCGATGGTTCGTACAGGGGTTCCAAAACCATTGATCTAAAGGGTATTGTGGATGATGCCTTAAAGGATTGTCCAAGTGTTGAAAGTGTATTGGTCGCCAAACGGATCAACTCCGATATTACGATGAAAGAAGGGCGCGACGAATGGTTGGCACCATTAATGGAGGAGGCGTATGGGGACTATTCAGCGGAAATTATGGATGCCGAGGATCCCCTGTTCATCCTGTATACCTCCGGATCGACCGGGAAACCAAAAGGGATGGTGCATACCACGGGAGGGTATATGGTCTATACCTCCTATACCTTTAAGAACGTATTCCAATATCGAGAGGATGATATTTATTGGTGTACCGCTGATATTGGATGGATAACCGGGCACTCCTATATTGTTTATGGTCCCTTGGCCAATGGTGCTACGACCGTAATGTTTGAAGGCGTACCGTCCTATCCTGATTTTGGACGGTTTTGGGAAGTTGTGCAGAAGCACAAAATCACACAATTTTATACGGCCCCAACTGCCATTAGGGCTTTGGCAAAGGAGAACCTCGATTATGTAAATAAATACGACCTGTCCTGTCTAAAAGTTTTGGGAACGGTAGGGGAGCCCATTAATGAAGAAGCCTGGCACTGGTACAATGATCATGTAGGGGAAAAGAAATGTCCCATTGTGGATACGTGGTGGCAAACCGAAACCGGCGGTATATTGATTTCGCCCATTCCTTTTGCCACACCTACAAAACCAACCTATGCGACCCTGCCCATGCCTGGGGTACAACCTGCATTGATGGATGAAAATGGCAGTGAAATCAAAGGTAACCAAACAGATGGCCGACTTTGCATTAAATTCCCATGGCCCTCGATGGCACGGTCCATATGGGGGAACCACCAACGGTATAAGGATACCTATTTTTCTGCATTCAAGGACATGTACTTCACTGGTGATGGGGCCTTAAGGGATGAAGTTGGTTACTATCGTATCACCGGACGTGTGGATGATGTCATCATCGTTTCCGGTCATAACCTGGGAACCGCCCCAATTGAAGACGCGATCAATGAGCATCCCGCGGTAGCGGAATCAGCCATTGTGGGCTACCCCCATGACATTAAGGGAAATGCCCTATATGGTTATGTGATCCTAAAGGAAACCGGGGAATCGCGGGACCGTGACAATTTGAAAAAGGAAATCAATCAGGTGATTACGGAACATATTGGACCCATTGCAAAACTGAACAAAATTCAGTTTGTCCCTGGACTTCCCAAGACCCGAAGTGGAAAAATCATGCGTCGTATCCTTAGAAAGATAGCCTCCAAGGATACCAAGAATCTTGGGGATACCTCCACCTTATTGAATCCTGAAGTGGTAGAGAAAATTATGGAGGAAGCCCTTTAA
- a CDS encoding PolC-type DNA polymerase III — protein sequence MAETTPTLPEFWKAYEASFRQGLPKKVSEANFVVLDTETTGFDLKNDRILSIGALRIKNGTIKAKEAFEVFLNQTTFDAKTVEIHGILKKGKVARIPELEGLQILLRLLENAVLVAHHVRFDVGMLNQALKRQGLPKLINPELDTSVLFNKSLSRLKRKQEGHYSLDELSEYFNIPKTDRHTALGDAYITAIAFLHILESLQPVSLEKLLKKDRFWEFWKFI from the coding sequence ATGGCCGAAACCACCCCTACTCTTCCAGAATTCTGGAAAGCTTACGAAGCTTCCTTTCGTCAGGGACTCCCCAAAAAGGTCTCCGAAGCCAATTTTGTGGTTTTGGATACGGAAACCACAGGATTTGATCTAAAAAATGACCGGATTTTGAGTATTGGAGCGCTTCGGATAAAAAATGGTACCATAAAGGCAAAGGAGGCCTTTGAGGTATTTTTAAATCAAACCACCTTTGATGCCAAAACCGTGGAAATCCATGGCATCCTAAAAAAGGGAAAAGTAGCACGAATTCCTGAACTCGAAGGGCTTCAGATCCTTTTACGCCTTTTGGAAAATGCGGTTTTGGTGGCACATCACGTACGTTTTGACGTGGGTATGCTGAATCAGGCCCTCAAAAGACAGGGACTTCCCAAATTGATAAACCCGGAATTGGATACTTCGGTGCTCTTCAACAAAAGCCTGTCGAGGTTAAAGAGAAAGCAAGAGGGGCATTACAGTTTGGATGAACTGTCCGAGTATTTCAATATTCCCAAAACGGATAGACATACGGCCTTGGGCGATGCCTATATCACAGCCATTGCCTTTTTACATATTCTGGAAAGTTTACAACCTGTCTCCCTTGAAAAATTACTCAAAAAAGACAGGTTTTGGGAATTTTGGAAGTTCATTTAA
- a CDS encoding DUF294 nucleotidyltransferase-like domain-containing protein, whose amino-acid sequence MKNTISFRIADFLKRYPPFSNLSVVQLEALSEEVSISYKEKDSLVFEIDESAHDQFYVVHKGAVALWDTAEKVILDICDEGDIFGLRPLMAHENYRLRARTQEETILYAVPIAKFRPYIKENRRVADFLVESFASNTRNPYDKSNRGQLLGNADQFNPRNESRLLDLQPVEFSKGIVSVAPETSIKTIAQKMTSRGIGAMLIEQKGMPIGIITDKDLRNKIATGDHSISAEAKSIMSSPVITYPTKLTITQAQMAMMKSNISHLVLTEDGTVNTKAIGILSKHDLMLSLGNNPAVLVKAIKRSRSVEDIKPLRNGVMNLLRGYLDQNIPMALTSKIISELNDSCIKQVVKLALEKMPSEPPVKFAWLAMGSQGRSEQLLHTDQDNALLFEDVADDDFETTQKYFLELAKYITNGLNFIGYEFCPADMMASNPKWCNSFSGYQKMTSKWIMNPGPDEVLLSSIFFDYNRAHGDKELVSKLSRHIFDTVKKYPIFLSHLASSSLMNPSPSGFFRQFLVEQDGEHKDFFDLKQRALMPLVDAARVLILHHNVPDISNTWERYEKLAELEPNNQETFLACSYASKALLRFRTKQGLQNNDSGRYINLELLNKEEKMKLKRTFKTIKEIQELLNIRFMVSRVR is encoded by the coding sequence ATGAAGAATACCATCTCATTTCGCATTGCGGATTTTCTTAAAAGGTATCCTCCATTTTCCAATTTGTCCGTAGTACAATTGGAAGCCTTATCCGAAGAAGTCTCCATTAGCTACAAAGAAAAGGACAGTCTGGTCTTTGAAATCGATGAGTCCGCTCACGACCAGTTCTATGTGGTCCATAAAGGTGCCGTAGCCCTTTGGGATACCGCGGAAAAGGTCATCTTGGATATATGTGACGAAGGGGACATCTTTGGTTTAAGGCCTTTGATGGCCCATGAGAACTACAGGTTACGGGCAAGGACACAGGAAGAAACCATTCTTTACGCCGTTCCGATAGCTAAGTTCCGACCATACATCAAGGAGAATAGAAGGGTTGCCGACTTTTTAGTGGAAAGCTTTGCCTCAAATACCCGAAATCCTTACGATAAAAGTAACAGGGGCCAGTTATTGGGAAATGCCGATCAGTTCAATCCCAGGAATGAATCGCGATTATTGGATTTACAGCCTGTTGAATTTTCAAAGGGTATCGTATCCGTTGCCCCGGAAACGAGCATCAAAACCATTGCCCAAAAAATGACTTCCAGAGGAATTGGTGCAATGCTCATAGAGCAAAAAGGAATGCCCATTGGGATCATTACGGACAAAGATCTAAGAAATAAGATTGCAACGGGGGACCATTCCATTTCCGCCGAGGCAAAAAGTATCATGTCTTCCCCGGTGATCACCTATCCAACAAAGCTTACCATTACACAAGCACAGATGGCCATGATGAAGAGCAACATCAGTCATCTGGTACTGACCGAGGATGGCACTGTGAATACCAAGGCCATTGGCATCTTATCCAAACATGACCTTATGCTCTCCTTGGGCAATAATCCAGCCGTTTTGGTCAAGGCCATTAAACGTTCCAGGAGCGTTGAGGACATCAAACCCCTACGAAATGGGGTGATGAATTTGCTCAGGGGATATCTGGACCAAAATATCCCAATGGCCCTGACCTCCAAAATCATTTCGGAACTTAATGATTCCTGTATTAAGCAAGTGGTAAAACTGGCGTTGGAAAAAATGCCCTCCGAACCCCCGGTAAAATTCGCCTGGTTGGCCATGGGGAGCCAAGGAAGAAGTGAACAGTTACTGCATACCGATCAGGACAATGCCCTACTTTTTGAGGATGTGGCGGACGATGACTTTGAAACAACCCAAAAGTACTTTTTGGAATTGGCAAAATACATCACCAATGGACTTAACTTTATTGGGTATGAGTTTTGTCCGGCCGATATGATGGCCTCCAATCCAAAATGGTGCAATAGCTTTTCCGGCTATCAAAAAATGACCTCCAAATGGATTATGAACCCCGGACCTGATGAAGTATTGTTATCCTCCATTTTCTTTGATTACAATAGGGCCCATGGCGATAAGGAATTGGTGTCCAAATTGTCTCGACATATATTTGACACCGTTAAAAAATATCCCATTTTCTTAAGCCATTTGGCAAGCAGTTCGCTCATGAACCCTTCTCCCTCGGGCTTCTTTAGACAGTTCTTAGTAGAGCAGGATGGGGAACACAAAGACTTCTTTGATCTAAAACAACGGGCCCTTATGCCTTTGGTGGACGCCGCCCGAGTACTGATCCTACACCATAACGTCCCCGATATCAGTAATACTTGGGAGCGTTATGAGAAACTGGCAGAATTGGAACCCAATAACCAAGAGACTTTTTTGGCCTGCAGTTATGCCAGTAAAGCCTTGTTGCGCTTTAGGACAAAACAGGGCCTTCAAAACAATGATTCCGGTAGGTACATCAATTTGGAGCTGTTGAACAAAGAGGAAAAAATGAAACTCAAAAGAACCTTTAAAACCATTAAGGAAATCCAAGAGCTGTTGAATATCCGATTTATGGTTTCAAGAGTACGTTAA
- a CDS encoding DUF6515 family protein produces the protein MKTKRIFTILSLLGALFFTGNGNAQRVIVRTPYNTVLRTGPRVVYTRPVPSFTVVRTLPPRAVVVTHGGLSYHYYGGLYYRYYNGAYVIVNPPIGITVTTLPEGYAEVVVGTDVYYYHQGNFYVRNGGHYKIVQPPLNAIVYDLPKEAEKVKIDGETYYQYSETLYKKIKTVGGKGYKVVGKIENEA, from the coding sequence ATGAAAACAAAACGGATTTTTACTATTTTAAGCTTGTTGGGAGCGTTGTTTTTTACAGGAAACGGCAATGCCCAGAGGGTTATCGTACGAACGCCCTACAATACCGTTCTGCGAACTGGTCCCAGAGTGGTCTATACGCGTCCCGTTCCCAGTTTTACAGTGGTTAGGACTTTGCCTCCCAGGGCAGTTGTGGTTACCCACGGTGGACTTAGCTATCATTACTATGGGGGCTTGTACTACCGATATTATAATGGAGCTTATGTAATCGTAAATCCGCCCATAGGTATCACCGTCACAACACTTCCGGAGGGTTATGCGGAAGTCGTGGTAGGGACTGATGTGTATTATTATCACCAAGGGAATTTTTATGTTAGGAACGGTGGGCATTACAAAATTGTCCAACCACCGTTGAATGCCATAGTGTATGATCTCCCCAAGGAAGCCGAAAAAGTTAAGATTGATGGTGAAACCTATTACCAGTACAGCGAAACACTTTACAAAAAAATCAAGACCGTAGGGGGTAAGGGTTATAAAGTGGTTGGTAAAATAGAAAATGAAGCATAA
- a CDS encoding sensor histidine kinase, giving the protein MKNTRLILVVSIIFSLLVNVPRIVFLFDDGYSVASSLLEVSLKDTIFRFLSIFGFCFVLLKLNIDWNRKWFRKKEFLKSSMASIVILIFWTSIFNYFDVIINSNASSTLTSNLNIFVYFLVMLVLLVVSRMIVLRNQSKKDAVEKERLKQQSLESELAALRNQINPHFLFNSLNSLSFLVRKDKKAAVEFIGKLSFLYRYILQSKDQELITIKKELKFLESYIFLISQRYHENFSAKIAIDPLLHQNKIPTLALQLLVENAVKHNEISTDNPLGVNIFNEGTWIVVKNKLQPRTGNIESTNTGLSNLNTRFRLYMDKDIAITKEDGCFTVKIPTQ; this is encoded by the coding sequence ATGAAGAATACAAGACTTATACTGGTAGTTTCCATTATTTTTTCACTTTTGGTGAATGTCCCTAGGATAGTATTTCTTTTTGATGATGGGTATTCCGTGGCGAGCAGCTTATTGGAGGTATCGCTAAAAGACACCATCTTCAGGTTTCTATCGATCTTTGGTTTTTGTTTTGTGCTATTGAAGCTTAATATTGATTGGAACCGGAAATGGTTTAGGAAGAAGGAATTCTTGAAATCAAGTATGGCAAGCATTGTAATCCTTATCTTTTGGACCAGTATTTTCAACTATTTTGATGTCATTATCAATTCGAATGCATCATCTACCCTGACATCAAACCTGAATATCTTTGTGTATTTTTTGGTGATGTTAGTGCTTTTGGTGGTAAGTAGGATGATCGTACTCCGTAATCAATCCAAAAAAGATGCAGTTGAAAAAGAAAGGCTCAAGCAACAAAGCCTAGAGAGTGAACTGGCAGCCCTAAGGAACCAGATCAATCCCCATTTTTTGTTCAATTCATTAAACTCCCTGAGTTTCCTGGTACGGAAAGATAAAAAGGCAGCAGTCGAGTTCATAGGCAAACTTTCTTTTCTCTACCGCTATATCCTACAGAGCAAAGATCAGGAACTTATCACAATTAAAAAGGAACTCAAGTTTTTGGAAAGTTATATCTTTTTGATTTCCCAACGCTATCATGAAAACTTCAGTGCCAAGATAGCGATTGATCCATTGCTCCATCAAAACAAGATTCCCACCTTGGCACTTCAGCTTTTGGTGGAAAATGCGGTCAAGCATAATGAAATATCCACGGACAACCCTCTGGGCGTGAATATTTTTAATGAAGGAACCTGGATAGTTGTAAAGAACAAGCTGCAACCAAGGACGGGAAACATAGAGAGTACAAATACTGGATTGAGCAACCTGAACACAAGGTTTCGATTATATATGGACAAGGATATTGCCATCACAAAAGAAGACGGTTGTTTTACCGTAAAAATACCGACGCAATGA
- a CDS encoding LytR/AlgR family response regulator transcription factor, with protein sequence MKVLIIEDEKAAVENLRYLLSEIEDSIQIEGIVDSVKDAIRFFEKGPSIELVFMDIHLADGISFEIFKKVKVDVPIIFTTAYDEYAIQAFKVKSIDYLLKPIDGDELREAVHKFKQTQEIYRPRGEFQELLKFLKTEKKSYKTAYLVQQRDTLIPLSVKEIAYFVVDTGLVKAVTFLNKGYLLDRKLEDIESEIDPDRFFRVNRQYIVQRSAIQNLQLYFNGKLILNIDPRPEEKIVVSKAKAPKLKLWMN encoded by the coding sequence ATGAAAGTTTTGATTATTGAAGACGAAAAGGCAGCTGTGGAAAATCTAAGATACCTGTTGTCTGAAATTGAAGATTCAATCCAAATTGAAGGGATTGTTGATTCGGTTAAGGATGCGATACGATTCTTTGAAAAAGGACCTTCAATAGAATTGGTTTTTATGGACATCCATTTGGCAGATGGCATCTCCTTTGAAATATTCAAAAAAGTGAAAGTTGATGTTCCCATTATTTTTACTACGGCCTATGATGAATATGCCATACAAGCCTTTAAGGTAAAAAGCATTGATTATCTGCTAAAACCCATAGACGGGGACGAACTCAGGGAAGCCGTCCATAAGTTCAAGCAAACCCAGGAAATTTATCGTCCAAGAGGGGAATTCCAGGAACTGCTAAAGTTCCTAAAAACGGAAAAAAAATCATATAAAACGGCCTATTTGGTGCAGCAACGTGATACATTGATTCCTTTGTCCGTCAAGGAAATAGCCTATTTTGTGGTTGACACGGGACTGGTAAAGGCCGTCACTTTTCTTAACAAGGGGTATTTGTTGGATAGGAAGCTCGAGGATATTGAATCCGAGATAGATCCAGACCGGTTTTTTCGGGTCAACAGGCAGTATATTGTTCAGCGCAGTGCAATCCAGAACCTCCAATTGTATTTCAACGGAAAACTAATCTTGAACATTGATCCAAGACCAGAGGAAAAGATAGTGGTAAGTAAAGCTAAGGCTCCCAAATTAAAATTGTGGATGAACTAA
- a CDS encoding S1C family serine protease: MKQVVAFLILLGMAFSANAQDIASLYRNVNPSVVTINTETRVVTQDYRMATDDGIGSGVLISNDGNILTAAHVVNDAEKIKVKFLNGEEIPAKAVRSASVADLALIKLAWMPKEYSVARLGDSDEVSIGEQIIIVGAPYGLEHSLSVGHISGREEQKTRTSGFTISEFFQTDASINQGNSGGPMFNMDGEVIGISSYIITETGGFQGIGFAATSNVAKMMVVDGKRRWTGINGYLLDKKQAWLLNVPIEGGLLVESIVRFSPADFAGLKGGFERISIDGKDLVIGGDVIVAVNNFTLTRKSFEELIELWETSPEGRHERKSFELKVLRGGQIETVSLDFKE, encoded by the coding sequence ATGAAACAAGTTGTTGCGTTTTTGATTTTACTGGGTATGGCTTTTTCGGCCAACGCACAAGACATCGCCTCACTTTATAGAAATGTAAATCCGTCCGTGGTGACCATAAATACTGAAACACGGGTGGTTACCCAAGATTACCGGATGGCAACGGATGATGGCATAGGTTCTGGGGTTTTAATTTCCAATGACGGCAACATTCTTACTGCAGCCCATGTTGTAAATGATGCTGAAAAAATAAAGGTCAAGTTTCTCAATGGGGAAGAAATCCCGGCCAAGGCCGTAAGGTCTGCTTCTGTAGCCGATTTAGCCCTCATCAAGCTTGCATGGATGCCAAAGGAATATTCGGTTGCGAGGCTAGGAGATTCCGATGAAGTTTCCATCGGGGAACAAATAATTATTGTTGGAGCGCCCTATGGGTTGGAACATTCGTTGTCGGTAGGCCATATCAGTGGGAGGGAAGAACAGAAGACCAGAACCTCCGGTTTTACCATTAGCGAGTTTTTCCAGACGGATGCATCCATAAACCAGGGGAATTCTGGGGGACCAATGTTCAATATGGATGGAGAGGTCATAGGAATTTCCAGTTATATCATCACGGAAACAGGAGGTTTTCAAGGCATTGGATTTGCAGCCACTTCCAATGTGGCCAAGATGATGGTCGTGGACGGTAAAAGAAGGTGGACCGGGATAAATGGCTATTTGCTCGATAAGAAACAGGCCTGGTTGTTGAACGTTCCTATTGAAGGAGGGCTTTTAGTAGAATCCATAGTGCGTTTCTCACCGGCCGACTTTGCAGGCCTTAAAGGTGGATTTGAACGGATTTCCATTGATGGAAAAGATTTGGTCATTGGTGGGGATGTCATAGTTGCCGTAAACAATTTCACCTTGACCAGAAAATCTTTTGAAGAACTTATTGAACTCTGGGAAACTTCACCTGAAGGCCGGCATGAGCGAAAATCCTTCGAACTAAAAGTACTTCGGGGCGGCCAAATTGAAACCGTTTCCCTTGATTTCAAGGAATAA
- a CDS encoding IS110 family transposase: MKKEFIGIDVSKSTLDVYLYHGKAHKVFDNTLTGFSKLLAWAKRQLKETEPVFCFEHTGIYSLKLCEFMQQNQFTYFVISGLELKRSLGIKRGKNDKVDAQAIARYAFLFEKELTPYQLPATSLLKLKNLLTYRAKLVRQRTAHLNQITEQKKVLQVSPDDPILVSAQQIIQFLTKEILQIEKLIRTQIQQNQEITRTFKHITSIKGVGLILAVTLITATDNFKAFKTWRQFACYAGIAPFEHQSGTSIKGKTRISTLGNRTIKTLLSQAAATALQHDPEIKMYYQRRLKAGKSKMSTINVIRNKIVSRTFAVVKRDKPYVNLAKYAA; encoded by the coding sequence ATGAAAAAAGAATTTATCGGTATTGACGTTTCAAAAAGTACCCTCGATGTATACCTCTATCATGGCAAAGCGCACAAAGTATTTGATAATACCCTCACTGGGTTCTCTAAATTATTAGCCTGGGCGAAAAGACAATTGAAAGAAACTGAACCTGTATTTTGTTTTGAGCACACGGGTATCTATAGCTTAAAACTTTGTGAATTTATGCAACAAAATCAGTTTACCTATTTTGTGATCTCTGGGTTGGAACTCAAGCGGTCTCTGGGTATTAAACGTGGAAAGAATGACAAGGTCGATGCACAAGCTATTGCGCGTTATGCCTTTTTGTTCGAAAAGGAGTTGACCCCCTATCAACTTCCGGCCACATCATTATTAAAGCTGAAGAACTTATTAACTTACCGTGCTAAACTTGTACGGCAAAGAACAGCCCACCTCAACCAAATCACCGAGCAAAAAAAAGTGCTGCAGGTATCCCCGGATGATCCCATACTTGTTTCTGCGCAACAGATCATACAATTTTTGACCAAGGAAATCCTTCAGATCGAAAAACTTATAAGAACTCAGATCCAACAAAATCAAGAAATCACTCGAACCTTTAAGCATATCACCTCTATCAAGGGAGTCGGTTTAATCCTGGCGGTAACACTAATCACCGCAACCGATAACTTTAAAGCGTTTAAAACCTGGAGACAATTTGCTTGTTATGCCGGAATTGCGCCTTTTGAGCATCAATCAGGAACGAGTATAAAAGGCAAAACCAGGATAAGTACCTTGGGAAACCGAACAATAAAAACCTTGCTATCACAAGCAGCAGCTACCGCATTACAGCATGATCCAGAGATAAAAATGTATTACCAGCGGAGGTTGAAAGCCGGTAAATCCAAAATGTCAACAATCAATGTGATACGTAATAAAATAGTAAGCCGAACTTTTGCCGTGGTCAAGCGGGACAAGCCATATGTAAATTTAGCAAAATATGCAGCTTGA
- a CDS encoding DUF6268 family outer membrane beta-barrel protein: MKYLLFTFLVFQGQLFSQQLNNLFEATYTFSPNSADFDYQKSGITLNYPQKLGKGFLMNSIQFAHHNLDYNEDYSFELSDIKEFYEIGYAILYSHPLKKRWRLTARFNPQLISNLQGSLSRNDVLLNGNLIATKRWGTLEKGSSFGFGLIYAPISGRQGLLPYLRFNQMLNERYSYAIGFPNTYFRYSPNLKNNFELGLKIYGLNANLSGNNSPEFNGIQTQKVQFVNFNANFSYSRFFAEAWKINLNAGYSLFNRYVLADSNQDEVYDFDIGNRPFVSVGISYDLQRAKRKKSGKADNKN, translated from the coding sequence ATGAAATATTTACTTTTCACATTTTTAGTTTTTCAAGGCCAATTGTTTTCCCAACAGCTTAATAATCTATTTGAAGCAACATATACCTTCTCGCCCAATTCGGCTGATTTTGATTATCAAAAATCAGGGATAACGTTAAACTACCCACAAAAACTGGGTAAAGGCTTTTTGATGAACTCCATACAGTTTGCCCATCATAATTTGGATTACAATGAAGATTATAGCTTTGAACTTTCTGATATAAAGGAATTTTATGAAATTGGCTATGCCATTCTTTACTCCCATCCTTTGAAAAAAAGATGGCGGCTTACCGCACGTTTCAATCCACAGCTTATATCAAATCTTCAGGGCAGCTTGTCCAGGAACGATGTGCTCCTCAACGGCAACCTTATTGCCACTAAAAGATGGGGTACCTTGGAAAAGGGGAGCAGTTTTGGTTTTGGATTGATTTATGCTCCTATTTCCGGACGTCAGGGGCTTTTGCCTTATTTACGTTTCAACCAAATGCTCAACGAACGATATTCATATGCAATAGGCTTTCCAAATACGTACTTTAGGTACAGCCCGAATTTGAAGAACAATTTTGAATTGGGATTAAAAATTTATGGACTCAATGCCAACTTATCCGGTAACAACTCTCCTGAATTCAATGGGATACAAACACAAAAGGTACAGTTTGTAAACTTCAATGCAAATTTTAGCTATAGTCGATTTTTTGCTGAAGCATGGAAAATAAATCTCAATGCAGGGTATTCGTTATTTAACCGATATGTTTTAGCCGATTCCAACCAGGATGAGGTTTATGACTTCGATATTGGCAACAGACCATTTGTTTCCGTTGGGATTTCGTACGACCTACAGCGTGCAAAAAGAAAAAAAAGCGGAAAAGCAGACAATAAAAACTGA
- a CDS encoding alpha/beta hydrolase family protein, with protein sequence MKRLFVILLLLFAVVSCKVVSKTAGLKEIGSKGWYTTIGPFAEFDPKHKSVDIWVPDTIEKPPVIVYAHGGAGFREDDRARIDLFRRNGFATISFDAYEMNGLDWNFVTRRVTNMGKQQLIWGVFQGAVAHAEKSGRWDTKNIFLYGASNGGRTVLYAGSALQNTTVRGIISEAPAATGYTLGDYDIPTIIPFGALDTWAGKSPTDYVWERTYPSSPISIAQWVKSLQEKERPITFVFYENAGHLLFEGPLEKVTVRRGDTIAFTAYQGADKAALKKYEQDVISFVKNNTVK encoded by the coding sequence ATGAAAAGACTGTTTGTAATCCTCTTGCTCCTATTTGCTGTAGTTTCCTGTAAAGTTGTATCCAAAACTGCCGGACTTAAAGAAATTGGTTCAAAAGGGTGGTACACCACGATTGGACCATTTGCTGAGTTTGATCCCAAGCATAAATCCGTTGACATTTGGGTTCCGGATACCATAGAAAAACCACCTGTTATCGTGTATGCCCACGGAGGGGCAGGTTTCAGGGAGGACGATCGGGCCCGTATTGACCTATTCCGAAGGAACGGATTTGCCACCATATCATTTGATGCCTATGAAATGAATGGGTTGGACTGGAATTTTGTCACCCGAAGGGTAACCAACATGGGGAAACAACAGCTTATCTGGGGGGTATTCCAGGGCGCGGTTGCCCATGCCGAAAAAAGTGGCCGATGGGATACCAAAAACATCTTCCTGTATGGGGCTTCCAATGGGGGTCGTACTGTACTGTATGCGGGAAGTGCATTACAAAACACTACAGTTCGTGGTATAATTTCCGAGGCTCCGGCAGCCACCGGATATACCCTGGGGGATTATGATATTCCCACAATCATTCCCTTTGGAGCTTTGGATACCTGGGCGGGAAAGTCGCCAACGGACTATGTATGGGAACGAACGTATCCTTCTTCACCAATATCCATTGCGCAATGGGTAAAATCCCTTCAGGAAAAGGAACGTCCGATCACGTTTGTTTTTTATGAAAATGCAGGGCACTTACTATTCGAAGGACCTTTGGAAAAAGTAACGGTGAGAAGGGGTGATACCATAGCCTTCACCGCATATCAGGGAGCCGATAAAGCGGCCTTGAAAAAGTATGAACAAGACGTTATTTCATTTGTAAAAAACAATACAGTTAAATAA